One part of the Trichomycterus rosablanca isolate fTriRos1 chromosome 25, fTriRos1.hap1, whole genome shotgun sequence genome encodes these proteins:
- the sh3bgr gene encoding SH3 domain-binding glutamic acid-rich protein isoform X3 has translation MVIKVFLASSSGSTAIKKKQQDVVGFLNALKIDYAQLDIASNEENRMWMRENVPGDRKPTNGIPLPPQIFNEDNYCGDYDTFFDAKEDNSVYEFLGLTSPPGFKKKGVSEEEPNENTDTATEEGLQEETNVLEEPVEENNNEEEQSQQEEEQESKMPTAEEEEQEGAVEDEAGNEEEAED, from the exons ATGGTTATTAAGGTTTTTCTGGCTTCATCTTCAGGTTCAACAGCG ATCAAAAAGAAACAGCAGGATGTCGTCGGGTTTCTCAATGCCCTAAAAATCGATTACGCACAGCTAGATATCGCCTCAAATGAAGAGAATCGCATGTGGATGCGAGAAAATGTGCCTGGGGATAGGAAGCCCACTAACGGAATTCCACTTCCACCTCAGATCTTCAATGAGGACAACTACTGTGGG GACTATGACACATTCTTCGATGCCAAAGAAGACAACTCGGTGTACGAATTCCTGGGTctgacctctccacctgggttTAAG AAAAAAGGTGTTTCAGAGGAAGAACCGAATGAAAACACAGATACTGCTACTGAGGAGGGGTTACAAGAAGAGACAAATGTGTTAGAGGAACCAGTGGAGGAAAACAATAACGAAGAAGAACAATCACAACAAGAGGAAGAACAAGAAAGC aAAATGCCCACTGCAGAGGAGGAAGAACAG GAAGGTGCAGTTGAAGATGAAGCTGGAAAC
- the sh3bgr gene encoding SH3 domain-binding glutamic acid-rich protein isoform X2 yields the protein MVIKVFLASSSGSTAIKKKQQDVVGFLNALKIDYAQLDIASNEENRMWMRENVPGDRKPTNGIPLPPQIFNEDNYCGDYDTFFDAKEDNSVYEFLGLTSPPGFKKKGVSEEEPNENTDTATEEGLQEETNVLEEPVEENNNEEEQSQQEEEQESKMPTAEEEEQEGAVEDEAGNHEEELESEEEEAED from the exons ATGGTTATTAAGGTTTTTCTGGCTTCATCTTCAGGTTCAACAGCG ATCAAAAAGAAACAGCAGGATGTCGTCGGGTTTCTCAATGCCCTAAAAATCGATTACGCACAGCTAGATATCGCCTCAAATGAAGAGAATCGCATGTGGATGCGAGAAAATGTGCCTGGGGATAGGAAGCCCACTAACGGAATTCCACTTCCACCTCAGATCTTCAATGAGGACAACTACTGTGGG GACTATGACACATTCTTCGATGCCAAAGAAGACAACTCGGTGTACGAATTCCTGGGTctgacctctccacctgggttTAAG AAAAAAGGTGTTTCAGAGGAAGAACCGAATGAAAACACAGATACTGCTACTGAGGAGGGGTTACAAGAAGAGACAAATGTGTTAGAGGAACCAGTGGAGGAAAACAATAACGAAGAAGAACAATCACAACAAGAGGAAGAACAAGAAAGC aAAATGCCCACTGCAGAGGAGGAAGAACAG GAAGGTGCAGTTGAAGATGAAGCTGGAAAC
- the sh3bgr gene encoding SH3 domain-binding glutamic acid-rich protein isoform X5 — MVIKVFLASSSGSTAIKKKQQDVVGFLNALKIDYAQLDIASNEENRMWMRENVPGDRKPTNGIPLPPQIFNEDNYCGDYDTFFDAKEDNSVYEFLGLTSPPGFKKMPTAEEEEQEGAVEDEAGNEEEAED; from the exons ATGGTTATTAAGGTTTTTCTGGCTTCATCTTCAGGTTCAACAGCG ATCAAAAAGAAACAGCAGGATGTCGTCGGGTTTCTCAATGCCCTAAAAATCGATTACGCACAGCTAGATATCGCCTCAAATGAAGAGAATCGCATGTGGATGCGAGAAAATGTGCCTGGGGATAGGAAGCCCACTAACGGAATTCCACTTCCACCTCAGATCTTCAATGAGGACAACTACTGTGGG GACTATGACACATTCTTCGATGCCAAAGAAGACAACTCGGTGTACGAATTCCTGGGTctgacctctccacctgggttTAAG aAAATGCCCACTGCAGAGGAGGAAGAACAG GAAGGTGCAGTTGAAGATGAAGCTGGAAAC